TGGGTGAAGCAGGTCGACCCGAGCCTGCCGTCCTACTGATCCCCGGCGCGGCGCGGTGACGCTCGGTACTGGAGCGCGGCCGTCGACCGGTAGCGTCGCAGGCGTGCCCGCGGTCCCAGCCCACGTCGTCGCCGCCTTCGGCGCTGTCGTGGGCACCGTGGACCCCGAGCCGGTGGAAGTCGGCCGGGGCCACGGGTTCCGCGTCGGTGACGTGGTCTTCACCAAGGTGGAGAACACCGCCGAGTCCTCCTGGCTGGCGGGCACCCTCGAGCAGCTGCGCGTGTCGACCATCCGGATCGCCCGCCCGGTGCGCGCGTCCGACGGTCGCTGGGTGGTGGCCGGCTGGTCCGCGCAGCGGGTGGTCAGCGGTCGACCCGAACCGCGGTACGGCGAGATCGTCAGTGCCTCGCTCGAACTGCACGAGGCGCTCGCCGCGGTGCCCGAGCCCCGGTTCCTGCGCCAGCGCACGGATCTGGAGTCCGCCGCCGAGAGGCTGGCCTGGGGCGACGCCGGCCGGTTCGCGGTCGAGCTGCCGGCCGGCCACGGAGCCCGCCTCTTCGACGACCTGGCCGCCGGCCGGCACGAGGTCGACCTGCGCCCGCAGGTGGTGCACGGCGACATGTTCGGCAACGTGCTGTTCGCCGGCTCCGCGCCGCCGGCCGTCGTCGACATCGCCCCGTTCTGGCGTCCGGCCAGCTGGGCCGCCGCGGTGATCGTGGTCGATGCGCTGTCCTGGGGCGATGCCTCCACCGAGTTGCTCGGCGAGTGGGAGCACCTGCCGGAATGGCCGCAGATGGTCCGGCGCGCGCTGCTGTACCGGCTCGCGGTCAGCCTGCTGCACCCCCGGACGACGCCGGCGTCGCTGGTCCAGATCCTGTCCGCGGTCGAGGTCATCCGTCCGCACCTGGACTGACGTCCTGGTCGTCGGTGACCCGACCGGCTCCGATGCTCCGCACCACCTGGGTCACCTCGGTGGGCGCCAGGCAGGCGCTGATCGCCTGGGACATCAGGTCCGCCAACAGGTTGTGCGGATCCCCGCGCAGCGCACGTTCCGTCGCCACCTGCGCCATGGCGCCATCGCCCGACGTGTAGGCCGCGACCCCGAGGATCGCGCAGAGCGGAGCCGCCGCCCTGTCGGTGAGCCGGGTGACGCAAGCCAGCAGCGTGGGGATCCACCACGGGTCGTCGTCGGTGACCACCATGGTGAGCACGGCGTCCCGGGCCTCCGGGTCCGTGCAGTGCGCGGCCAGCGCCGCGACGGTGCCCAGACCCGGCACGTTCCGGCCGATGACGTCCGCGCGGGCCAGCTGCGCCAGGGCCACCGCGGTCGGCGTGACCGCGTCCATGTCCTCCGCCATCTCCTCGAGCACGACGTCGGCCGCGCACTCCGCCGCCATGTCGGCCTCCGCCGCTGCCGAACCGGACGGTCCGGCCACCGAGCGGGTCAGGGCCTCGCGGTCGTCGAGCACGGCACGGCCCTGCAGGACCGTGTGTGCCGCCATCTCCTCGCGTTGCGGATCCTCTGGGCCGGGCACCGGGACGCCGATGTCCGGGTCGTCCCGTCGCGGCAGGACCGGCCGGACCTCGCCGAGATGCACCCAGGCCGCGTCCAGCAGGCCGATCCCCGAGGCCAGGCACCGGTCGAGGGTGTGCAGCAGCAGCGGTGGGACCACCGGGCACCGCTCCGAGTACGACACCAGGGCGACGGCTTCGGCCCAGCGCCCGGCCTGCTCGGCGAGATGCTCTGCCACGCCGGGGGACTCGTCGAGATCGACGCGGAGCACGGGGCCGATCCGGCTGGGCCGGCCGGTGATGCAGAGCATCACCAGGCTCTCGGTCGGGTGGAAGCCGAGCAGTGCGGGCACGGCGGCGAGGAGGCCGGCCCGTCCGGTGAGCCGGATGCGGGCGGGTTCGTCGGTGGTCGTCATGCGACGACAGTCCCGGCGGTGCACAGACTCCCGGGATCGGATTTCCGAAGGTGTGGACAACCGACCCCGACCTGCGAAGATGCCGGCGGCCGGCCGCAGAATTGTGGACAACTCCGCACGGACACATCCGTCCGGCCCGGCTCGTGCTCGAGGAGAGGTGGAGGGTTCAGCCGTCGGCGTCGGCGTTCCAGCGCCACCGATGCAGGGTGATCCGACCGTCCCGGACCTCGACCCCCTCGGACCGCAACCGACGGGTCTGCTCGTCCACCAGGTGCGGCGCGAAGGTGCCGTCCGCCTTCACCACCCGGTGCCAGGGTGTTTCCGGATCGGCGAGCAGCGACAGCACCCGCCCGGCCAGCCGGGCCGACGGCGATCCGGCCATCGCCGCGACGTCGCCGTAGGTGGCGACCCGCCCGGGTGGGATGTCGGCGACGACGTCGAGCATCCGGTGCGCGAGATCCATGTCCACGACAGCGATCCTGCGCCGCGCCGACCCGCGCGGACAAGCCGGGTGGCGGCGGACTGTCGGTCCCGCGTGGTCTGATCGTCCGATGAGCACGACCGAAGTGGTGGCCGGGGGCCGGCCGGGGGGTGTTCCGTCCGGCGTGCCCGGATCCGCCACGCAGGCGGTCACCGTGCTCACCGGCCCGGCACCCACCCGGCCGTTGCAGCTCAGCGCCGACCAGTCGGCGGTGGTGGGCAACACCGCCCGCCGCCTGCGGGTGCTGGCCGGCCCGGGCACCGGCAAGACCGCCACCCTGGTCGAGACGGTGGCGCAGCGGGTGCTGTCCGGGGCCTGCCGGCCCGACGAGATCCTGGTCCTCACCTTCTCCCGCCGTGCCGCGGCGGAGTTGTCGCGCCGCATCTCCGCGCGGCTGGGCCTGACCACCCGGGATCCGATGGTGCGCACCCTGCACTCCTACGCCTACTCGCTGGTGCGGGCGCGAGCGGTGCGGTCGGGGGAGCCGGCGCCGCGCATGCTGGGTGCGGGGGAGTCCGACCGCATGGTGCGGGACCTGTTGGCCGGCCACGACGAGGACGGCGGCGGGCCGTGGCCGGCCGAGCTGCGGGCCGCCCTGCACAGCAGCTCGTTCGCCGACGAACTGCGGGACCTGCTGCTCCGGTCCGCCGAGCGCGGGTTGCGACCCGCCCGGATCGCCTCGTTGGGCCGCAGGAACGACCGGCCCGGTTGGGTCGCGGCCGCCGCCTTCGCGACGGAGTACCAGCAGGTCTCGGACCTCCGGCAGGGCTCGACGGGCCTCGGCGCCGCGCTGGACCAGGCCGAGCTCACGGCGGCCGCGTTGGCCGTGCTCGCCGACGACGAGCTGCTGTCCGCGGAGCAGCGCCGGATCCGCCGGGTGTTCGTCGACGAGTACCAGGACGTCGATCCGGCGCAGGCCCGGCTGATCGACCTGCTCGCGACCGGTGCCGACGAACTCGTCGTCGTCGGCGACCCGGACCAGTCCATCTACGGCTTCCGCGGCGCGGCACCGTCGGCGCTGCAGGACATCGAGGTGGACGCCACGGCGGTCCTCGACCGGTCGAGGCGGATGAGTGCCGGCCTGGTGACGGCCACCCGGCGGGTGGCCGAGCTGTTGCCGGGTGAGGGTGCCCATCGGCAGTTGGTCACCGGTGACGCGCCGACCGCGGCCGGCCGCCCGCAGACGGAAGGCCCGGACCTCGCGACCGACGCCGTCGAGATCGCGGTGCTGCCGACCGCGGCGCAGGAGGCGTCCTTCGTCGCGGATCAGCTGCGGCGGGCCCACCTGCTCGAAGGGGTGCCGTGGGGATCCATGGCGGTGCTCGTGCGATCCCCGGCGGCGGCGCTGCCGGCGCTGCACCGGGCCTTCGCCGTGGCCGGGGTGCCGGTGGTGATCGGTGGCACCGACGAGCCCGCAGCCGCCGATCCCGTGGTCGCGGCCCTGTTGCTGCTGCTGCGCTGTGGTCTCGATCCCGAGCTGCTCACCGGCGAAGCGGCCCTGGAGCTGCTCGGATCGCCGGTCGCCGGGCTGGACCCGCTGGCCGTCCGCCGGCTGCGGCGCGCCGTCCGGGCCGCCCGCCCCGGTGAAGGATCGAGTGCCGATCTGGTGGCGGGCCTGCTGGCCGGGGCACCGATGCCGGAGGATCTCGCCGCCGATCTCCGGCCGCCGGTCATCCGGCTGCGGGAACTGCTGACCACCGCGCGGGAAGGCGCGGGCACCCCGACCGCGGAACAGCTGCTCTGGGACCTCTGGCAGGGGTCCGGCGTCGAGGCGTCCCTGCTGGCCGACGTCGATCGCGGCGGCCGCGCCGGTCAGCG
This region of Nakamurella alba genomic DNA includes:
- a CDS encoding TIGR02569 family protein; amino-acid sequence: MPAVPAHVVAAFGAVVGTVDPEPVEVGRGHGFRVGDVVFTKVENTAESSWLAGTLEQLRVSTIRIARPVRASDGRWVVAGWSAQRVVSGRPEPRYGEIVSASLELHEALAAVPEPRFLRQRTDLESAAERLAWGDAGRFAVELPAGHGARLFDDLAAGRHEVDLRPQVVHGDMFGNVLFAGSAPPAVVDIAPFWRPASWAAAVIVVDALSWGDASTELLGEWEHLPEWPQMVRRALLYRLAVSLLHPRTTPASLVQILSAVEVIRPHLD
- a CDS encoding DUF4192 domain-containing protein, whose amino-acid sequence is MTTTDEPARIRLTGRAGLLAAVPALLGFHPTESLVMLCITGRPSRIGPVLRVDLDESPGVAEHLAEQAGRWAEAVALVSYSERCPVVPPLLLHTLDRCLASGIGLLDAAWVHLGEVRPVLPRRDDPDIGVPVPGPEDPQREEMAAHTVLQGRAVLDDREALTRSVAGPSGSAAAEADMAAECAADVVLEEMAEDMDAVTPTAVALAQLARADVIGRNVPGLGTVAALAAHCTDPEARDAVLTMVVTDDDPWWIPTLLACVTRLTDRAAAPLCAILGVAAYTSGDGAMAQVATERALRGDPHNLLADLMSQAISACLAPTEVTQVVRSIGAGRVTDDQDVSPGADG
- a CDS encoding MGMT family protein; amino-acid sequence: MDLAHRMLDVVADIPPGRVATYGDVAAMAGSPSARLAGRVLSLLADPETPWHRVVKADGTFAPHLVDEQTRRLRSEGVEVRDGRITLHRWRWNADADG
- a CDS encoding ATP-dependent helicase, with translation MSTTEVVAGGRPGGVPSGVPGSATQAVTVLTGPAPTRPLQLSADQSAVVGNTARRLRVLAGPGTGKTATLVETVAQRVLSGACRPDEILVLTFSRRAAAELSRRISARLGLTTRDPMVRTLHSYAYSLVRARAVRSGEPAPRMLGAGESDRMVRDLLAGHDEDGGGPWPAELRAALHSSSFADELRDLLLRSAERGLRPARIASLGRRNDRPGWVAAAAFATEYQQVSDLRQGSTGLGAALDQAELTAAALAVLADDELLSAEQRRIRRVFVDEYQDVDPAQARLIDLLATGADELVVVGDPDQSIYGFRGAAPSALQDIEVDATAVLDRSRRMSAGLVTATRRVAELLPGEGAHRQLVTGDAPTAAGRPQTEGPDLATDAVEIAVLPTAAQEASFVADQLRRAHLLEGVPWGSMAVLVRSPAAALPALHRAFAVAGVPVVIGGTDEPAAADPVVAALLLLLRCGLDPELLTGEAALELLGSPVAGLDPLAVRRLRRAVRAARPGEGSSADLVAGLLAGAPMPEDLAADLRPPVIRLRELLTTAREGAGTPTAEQLLWDLWQGSGVEASLLADVDRGGRAGQRADRTLDAVLAVFDMAADLADRLPLAGVRAFVDLVQGQQIPGDADRAGARSTDAVAVLSAHSAKGLEWDVVAIAGVQEATWPDLRPRGSLLHVEELIALAEQRPARTAGHLVLAEERRLFYVAATRARRRLICTAVSDETVSPSRFLYELSGQDELEVRRGTAGPDGRHRRLHLVDLLADLRRAVADPTDPATAQVAAAHLARLAAAGVRGAHPRDWYGLAGASTAADPVAPGATVRLSPSTVEQLGTCPLRAVLERRGARSAPGPQQVEGIAVHALAHGVALGMPEPELHAEIDRFLDTQEQLPPWQRERSRVVLTKMLRAAVEWAAGQKIDRTLLGTETALDVTLPPDPEDPAGRPVRIVGRLDWVSRDADGAVVVSDFKTAVSKPSKADVQANAQLGTYQIAVERGGLTDVATGGSPAGGAELVFLRSGSPVVLPQDPPTESTRTTWIGAIRSAADQLASAEVEARVNSRCARCPVRSSCPAHDNGRQVTR